The Tenrec ecaudatus isolate mTenEca1 chromosome 4, mTenEca1.hap1, whole genome shotgun sequence region CTGCTTTCACCTCAGGAGAGATTTAAATTGAGCAACTGGGAAATTTTCAGTGGTGTCTTAGGAAGGAATGGAGTTTGGAAAAATAACCAGCCACGTGTCTCAttctccctccagagattcctcgGAGGACCCCTGGTGTCTCGGAGTGAGGCATGGtaactctccaggcctggggaaagAGCTTGGGTTGTCCTGGGTTATTTGTATAAGAGATTCCGCTCCTCCTTCCTTGGTCTCATCCATCAGGGTAGAGTTCCTGCTGAAAATCCGTGACTCCTGAGAGGCCAGCCATCGCTCCTCGGCCGATGTTCTCAAGCCCCTGGGTGCAAAGGGATAAGGGTGCGGTCTCGGCCCCACACCCAGTGCTCTGGCTCATAGGCTTGGATCTCTTCACACTCTTCCCGGGAGACTCTGGTCTTCCAGCGCATGGATCTGATGAATTGAAATCTTAGCTTGTGGAACACTGGGCGCTGGGAGCGATTGTTTCCATAGAGGAATGAAAAGATGTCTCGCTTCAAAGTCTGGTTGTCCTCTTCCATGTCATTGGCCAGGTAGAGTGCTATAAAGAAATGGATCCGCTGGTACTGCCAGGAGAAGAGGCCAGCCCGGCTAAAGTAAGCAATGACCATGCTCAGGAGATACTTGTCAGAGACTCTCAGGGTTTTGTCCCAGGCCAGGAATCTTTTGATGACAGGATCCTCAAGGAGTCTGTTAAAGACATCATGGTGTTCAGGCAGCACCGTGGACACTCGCTGTCTCTTCAGCTTCATCTTGAGTCCACACAGAGTCTCCACAATCCCGATCTCCTCAACATCCcgggttgttttctccttggataCTGCTGTCCAGTTTCTCTTCTGGCCGGTGCTCAGACACTACCCAGCAAGCTGACGAGGACGTGGCTGCTAGCTGGAGACCCAGAGCTGGCTGGTGACTTCGGACTATCATGACTTTTTTCTGTTGTTCCagttataatttttttatttctttacaatgagttgtaattcataatgaagactgtaatctttgatgTTCATCTAcaaatgcctcaagtcctccttgccTTCAGAAGACAGGCATGTGTCACTTAAGTACCACAGGTTTTTAATGAGGCTTCCTCCAAACCTCCTGTggaattcttcttcacatagcccATCTTCTCAAAttactttgctcagcatacagactggaaGAGTATGGTCAAAAATGCAACTCGGATACGGAGAGACCTTTCCAGACTGGCCCTTGAGTCTGCATGAGTGCAATGAAGGTTTCTGGAATCCCCAGTCTCCACAATGCTTCGATTCACAGGACCAAATGTTTTTGAACACTCaatgaacacaagtaaacatatttgttactctgctttcagtcaagagccatctgacatcagtagcaATAGCCCTTGTCCCATGTCCCCTTCAGAATACCATTTGAATTTCTAACAGCTCCCTGCTGTTATACTGCTACAATCTATTTTAGAAGTCTCcagtaaaattgtacttgcacatGAAACAAATGATATTTTTGAGCAATGCATGCAGGCTTTTGGGTCAACTTTGTCTATTACTCAGTAAAAAAGTCTGGGGTTAATGAGAGTAAACCAAAATTGCATTGCATTTGCAAAATTGCAttgcccattgctgttgagttgcctCTGACTCATGTTGTTGTAATCCtgggagacagagtagaacttcctctaTAAGGTTTCCTAAGCTATAAATCTTTCAGAAGTGGATGGCCACATCGATCTTTCATGAattggccagtgggtttgaaccactcactttTGGCTTAGC contains the following coding sequences:
- the LOC142444299 gene encoding speedy protein E4-like gives rise to the protein MANDQASKCLSTGQKRNWTAVSKEKTTRDVEEIGIVETLCGLKMKLKRQRVSTVLPEHHDVFNRLLEDPVIKRFLAWDKTLRVSDKYLLSMVIAYFSRAGLFSWQYQRIHFFIALYLANDMEEDNQTLKRDIFSFLYGNNRSQRPVFHKLRFQFIRSMRWKTRVSREECEEIQAYEPEHWVWGRDRTLIPLHPGA